Proteins co-encoded in one Saccharomyces mikatae IFO 1815 strain IFO1815 genome assembly, chromosome: 14 genomic window:
- the COX5A gene encoding cytochrome c oxidase subunit Va (similar to Saccharomyces cerevisiae COX5A (YNL052W) and COX5B (YIL111W); ancestral locus Anc_2.258) — protein sequence MLRNTFTKAGGLSRVTSVRFAQTHALSNAAVMDLQSRWENMPSTEQQDIVSKLSERQKLPWAQLTEPEKQAVWYISYGEWGPRRPVLNKGDSGFIAKGVAAGLLFSVGLFALIRMAGGQDTKTMNKEWQLKSDEYLKSKNANPWGGYSQVQSK from the coding sequence ATGTTGCGTAACACTTTTACCAAGGCTGGTGGTCTATCACGTGTCACCTCTGTAAGATTCGCTCAAACGCACGCCCTTTCCAATGCTGCCGTAATGGATCTACAATCCAGATGGGAGAACATGCCCTCGACTGAACAGCAGGATATTGTCAGTAAGTTGAGTGAACGTCAGAAATTACCATGGGCCCAACTTACTGAGCCTGAAAAGCAAGCTGTGTGGTACATCTCTTACGGGGAGTGGGGACCAAGAAGACCTGTGTTGAATAAAGGTGACTCCGGTTTTATTGCCAAAGGTGTTGCAGCTGGTCTACTATTTTCTGTTGGGCTTTTTGCTTTGATTAGAATGGCGGGTGGTCAAGACACGAAAACGATGAATAAAGAGTGGCAGTTAAAGAGTGACGAATATTTGAAGTCAAAGAATGCTAATCCTTGGGGTGGTTACTCTCAAGTTCAGTCTAAATAG
- the COG5 gene encoding Golgi transport complex subunit COG5 (similar to Saccharomyces cerevisiae COG5 (YNL051W); ancestral locus Anc_2.260): MANDLEDFESLLEPDFDAKQFGNDLLKATNNNDTTILDLNTPLKKLNYDLHEIDSRIDQLINNNPLEIIELIYKNEHVNSTIVDELKPSLEYLDMSYDRLKVEVLDPYERARKVQLALSKVYQTSFLLRGALLYIHLSQKINTACQTAQLNSSTAINLASLHYQLQVTLRENENLKSLQKIKQLDQNIVSPNKRELITFLSLQMSKECLNSIKIKSNQEVISQLAYSLFLLSSQEFESTINKIILSNVTTSSQILSKTLNSIRMFPEAFKEVVQKGCSIYILETILRNLKTDNITKSTKPFLANKSHHSHLLSEYTSMRNIKTGSGTPRDLFWNKVSSAFKKDFEISVNRGGPVGKSLLKNKDFIIDTIEQNMKKSFGSSDYQSYLDMMLNSVCINSK, translated from the coding sequence ATGGCAAACGATCTAGAAGATTTCGAGTCTCTGCTGGAACCGGATTTTGATGCTAAACAATTTGGCAATGATTTACTGAAGGCTACTAATAACAATGACACAACAATTTTAGACCTAAACACACCTCTCAAAAAACTGAATTACGATCTCCATGAGATTGATTCTAGGATAGATCAGTTAATAAACAATAACCCCTTGGAGATAATAGAATTAATTTACAAGAATGAACACGTTAATTCCACTATAGTTGATGAGTTGAAACCAAGTTTAGAATACTTGGACATGTCATATGATAGATTAAAAGTCGAAGTTTTAGATCCTTATGAGAGAGCGAGGAAAGTTCAACTGGCACTAAGTAAAGTTTATCAAACGTCCTTTCTTTTACGGGGAGCTTTGCTTTATATCCATTTGTCACAGAAAATAAACACAGCGTGCCAAACAGCCCAATTGAATTCATCAACAGCTATAAATTTAGCCTCATTACACTACCAACTCCAAGTAACCCTTAGagagaatgaaaatttaaaaTCCTTGCAGAAAATCAAACAACTAGATCAAAACATTGTTTCTCCTAATAAAAGAGAGTTGATAACATTTTTATCTCTACAAATGTCTAAAGAGTGTTTGAATTCTATTAAAATCAAGTCAAACCAAGAGGTAATTTCTCAGTTAGCCTACTCTCTGTTTTTACTCTCATctcaagaatttgaatctaccataaacaaaattattctttcaaacGTTACAACTAGCTCCcaaattttatcaaaaactttaaacTCTATAAGGATGTTTCCTGAAGCGTTCAAAGAAGTCGTTCAAAAAGGTTGTAGCATCTATATCTTAGAAACGATACTGCGAAATCTCAAAACTGATAACATCACGAAATCGACAAAACCCTTCCTTGCTAATAAATCACATCATAGTCATCTTTTGTCAGAGTATACTTCAATGAGGAATATAAAAACAGGTTCTGGTACACCAAGAGACCTGTTTTGGAACAAAGTTTCATCCGCTTTCAAAAAGGACTTTGAAATATCTGTTAATAGAGGTGGTCCCGTGGGCAAGTCGCTGTTAAAGAATAaagattttattattgatactATTGAGCAAAACATGAAAAAGTCCTTTGGTAGTAGCGATTATCAAAGTTACTTGGATATGATGCTAAATTCTGTGTGTATTAATTCAAAATGA
- the SMKI14G2690 gene encoding uncharacterized protein (similar to Saccharomyces cerevisiae YNL050C; ancestral locus Anc_2.261), with protein MKISLKEPEEEIINQKRPDEYYFANYSAEQRLQFLKSSVDSDTIIEESTKILADDLRVRDKWPYCQGKIIDLQKHNAEIELQQQKDLKIKKRRPGQKQRAAKKLALERTKERDAKAREIKKMLKKKFHKRGGKKNKKKVLNPLANAGSTPKFRTE; from the coding sequence atgaagatttCACTAAAGGAGCCTGAAGAGGAAATAATTAACCAAAAAAGGCCTGACGAATATTACTTTGCAAATTACTCCGCAGAACAAAGATTACAATTTCTTAAGAGCTCTGTTGATTCCGACACAATAATAGAAGAAAGTACAAAGATTTTGGCAGATGATCTACGTGTCCGTGATAAATGGCCTTATTGCCAGGGTAAAATAATAGATCTGCAGAAGCATAATGCGGAAATAGAATTACAGCAGCAAAAGGATTTGAAgattaagaaaagaagaccTGGCCAAAAACAACGCGCAGCCAAGAAATTGGCACTTGAAAGAACCAAGGAGCGTGATGCTAAAGCTCGtgagataaaaaaaatgttgaagaagaagtttcATAAGCGTggtggaaagaaaaacaagaaaaaggtttTGAACCCACTGGCGAATGCTGGGAGTACTCCTAAATTTAGGACTGAATGA
- the SFB2 gene encoding COPII subunit SFB2 (similar to Saccharomyces cerevisiae SEC24 (YIL109C) and SFB2 (YNL049C); ancestral locus Anc_2.262) produces MSHHKRRVYPQVQVPYATSVPVVAEQQQVQQQIDQTAYTMGNVQLNDNAYSFTQPMSNNQYPAAGKVVNQLYPVDLFTELPPPIRDLSLPPPPIIISQDNIVTPSESINVPCQYFRSTLNTVPKTSSLLKKTKLPFGIVIKPYLHLQDSENQVPLNTDGVIVRCRRCRSYMNPFVTFINQGRKWQCNICRFKNDVPFGFDQNLQGAPINRYERNEIKNSVVEYLAPVEYSIREPPPSVYVFVLDVSQNTIKNGLLATSARTILENLEFLPNHDGRTRVSIICVDHSLHYFYVPLDDDYEESDDEESDEDNGEEDEDDSSEEDEEDDCSETVQMFDIGDLDEPFLPMPSDELVVPLKYCRKNLEKLLKKIPEIFQDTRSSGFALGPALEAASSLIKGTGGKVEVISSTLPNTGTGKLKKRNEQGVLNTAKESSQLLSCNDSFYKTFTIECSKLQITVDMFLASEEYMDVATLSHLGRFSGGQTHFYPGFNATSLNDVTKFTRELSRHLSMDISMETVMRVRGSTGLRATSFFGHFFNRSSDLCAFSTMPRDQSYLFGISIEDSLTTEYCYLQVSTLLTLNTGERRIRVMTLALPTTESARDVFASADQLAITDFITQNAVSKALNSSMHSARDFITKSLQDILIAYKKEISMSNVNSVTSLNLCANLRMLPLLMNALSKHIAFRSGVVPSDYRASALNKLETEPLHYLIKSIYPTVYSLHDIPDEVGLPNVKGKTVLPEPINATISLFERYGLYLIDNSAELFLWVGGDAVPELLRDVFSIDTISNIPVGKSELPLLNDSPFNERLRNIISNVRENNDTITFPSLYIIRGPSINEPANITSEREMASLRLWASSTLVEDKVLNCASYREYLQSMKTTINR; encoded by the coding sequence ATGTCCCACCATAAGAGAAGGGTATACCCTCAAGTCCAGGTGCCTTATGCTACGAGCGTGCCAGTAGTTGCAGAGCAACAGCAAGTTCAACAACAGATCGATCAGACAGCATATACAATGGGTAATGTGCAATTGAACGACAATGCTTACTCCTTCACACAACCAATGTCCAATAATCAATATCCTGCTGCGGGGAAAGTGGTTAACCAACTATACCCTGTGGATTTATTTACAGAGTTACCTCCTCCAATTCGTGATTTATCTTTACCACCACCTCCAATCATCATCTCTCAAGATAACATTGTAACTCCGTCTGAATCAATAAATGTTCCCTGCCAATATTTCAGATCTACTTTGAATACAGTGCCAAAAACAAGCTCtctattgaagaaaacgaaaTTGCCGTTCGGCATTGTGATTAAACCATACTTACACCTGCAAGATTCGGAAAACCAGGTACCATTAAATACTGACGGGGTAATTGTCCGTTGTCGCCGTTGTCGTTCATATATGAATCCATTTGTCACTTTCATTAACCAAGGGAGAAAATGGCAATGCAATATATGCCGTTTCAAGAATGACGTGCCATTTGGCTTTGATCAAAACTTACAAGGCGCGCCAATCAACAGGTAcgaaagaaatgaaatcaaaaattctgTTGTAGAATATTTGGCACCTGTAGAGTATTCTATTAGAGAACCCCCACCATCTGTTTATGTATTTGTTCTAGATGTTTCTCAAAATACCATTAAAAATGGTTTATTGGCGACTTCTGCGAGAACCATTTTGGAAAACTTGGAATTTTTACCAAACCATGATGGAAGGACTAGAGTTTCCATCATATGTGTTGATCATAGCCTTCACTATTTCTACGTTCCTTTAGATGATGATTATGAAGAAtcagatgatgaagaatcagatgaagataatggagaagaagacgaagacGACAGCAgcgaagaagatgaggaagatgatTGTTCAGAGACAGTCCAAATGTTTGATATTGGCGATTTGGACGAACCATTTTTGCCGATGCCAAGTGATGAGTTAGTAGTTCCATTGAAGTACTGTAGAAAGAATCTTGAAAAACTGTTAAAAAAGATACCTGAAATTTTCCAAGATACACGTAGTAGTGGGTTTGCACTTGGGCCCGCGCTGGAAGCTGCTTCGAGCTTGATAAAAGGGACCGGAGGGAAAGTCGAAGTTATTTCATCAACTCTGCCAAATACTGGCACTggaaaattgaagaaaagaaatgagcAAGGAGTACTAAATACAGCGAAAGAAAGCTCTCAACTACTATCGTGTAACGACTCTTTTTATAAAACATTCACGATTGAGTGTAGCAAATTGCAAATAACAGTCGACATGTTTCTGGCATCTGAGGAATATATGGACGTTGCAACGCTATCACACCTGGGCCGTTTTTCTGGTGGTCAAACACACTTCTACCCTGGCTTTAATGCTACCAGTTTAAACGATGTTACTAAATTTACTAGAGAATTATCAAGACATTTATCCATGGATATTTCAATGGAGACGGTCATGAGGGTCCGCGGTTCTACTGGCTTGAGAGCTACATCATTTTTTGgccattttttcaacaggTCTTCTGATTTATGTGCTTTTTCCACTATGCCTAGAGATCAATCTTATCTTTTCGGAATATCGATCGAAGATTCATTAACTACAGAATATTGCTACTTGCAAGTATCAACATTGTTGACTTTAAACACAGGTGAGCGTAGAATCAGGGTCATGACTTTAGCCCTGCCAACAACCGAATCTGCTAGGGACGTGTTTGCATCCGCTGACCAACTAGCCATTACTGATTTTATCACACAAAACGCAGTGTCTAAGGCTCTGAACTCAAGCATGCACTCAGCAAGGGATTTCATTACAAAATCGCTCCAAGATATTCTGATTGCCTacaaaaaggaaatatcAATGTCTAATGTTAATTCAGTAACCTCACTTAACTTATGTGCAAACTTGAGAATGTTGCCCCTATTGATGAATGCGCTGAGTAAACATATAGCCTTCAGATCTGGCGTTGTTCCGAGCGATTACCGTGCAAGTGCCCTAAATAAATTGGAAACGGAGCCACTTCATTATCTGATAAAGAGCATTTATCCAACAGTTTACTCTCTACACGATATACCCGACGAAGTTGGCCTACCCAACgttaaaggaaaaacagTTCTGCCTGAACCTATCAACGCTACCATAtctctttttgaaagatacGGCTTGTACCTAATTGATAATTCCGCGGAATTGTTTTTATGGGTCGGCGGAGATGCAGTTCCTGAGTTACTGAGAGATGTATTTAGCATTGATACCATCTCGAATATTCCTGTAGGGAAAAGCGAACTTCCTCTTTTGAACGATTCACCATTCAACGAAAGATtaagaaatataatcaGTAATGTTAGGGAAAACAATGATACGATTACTTTCCCATCGTTGTATATAATAAGAGGGCCATCTATTAACGAACCCGCAAACATAACTTCTGAACGTGAGATGGCCTCTTTAAGGTTATGGGCGTCAAGCACCCTTGTTGAAGACAAGGTTTTGAATTGTGCTAGTTATAGAGAATATTTGCAAAGTATGAAAACTACGATCAACAGATGa
- the ALG11 gene encoding alpha-1,2-mannosyltransferase ALG11 (similar to Saccharomyces cerevisiae ALG11 (YNL048W); ancestral locus Anc_2.266) → MDSAWTGYNFKGVGSRLGLKKYAVSCLIIAYGLIKVSTWIFCQWVYSNLNPFSKKSSLLRRATASCGEKNIKVFGFFHPYCNAGGGGEKVLWKAVDITLRKDPKNVIVIYSGDFVGGENVTSENILNDVKVKFDYDLDSDRIFFISLRLRYLVDSSTWKHFTLIGQAIGSMLLAFESIIQCPPDIWIDSMGYPFSYPIVAKFLRRIPIVTYTHYPIMSKDMLNKLFKMPKKSINVYGKILYWKIFMLIYQSIGSKIDIVITNSTWTNNHIKKIWQSSTCKIIYPPCSTEKLVDWKQKFGRSSGERLGQAIVLAQYRPEKRHKLIIESYATFLKKLPDSVPPIKLIMVGSTRSKQDEDYVKSLQDWAENDLKIPKALISFEKNLSFDKIEILLNKSTFGINAMWNEHFGIAIVEYMASGLIPIVHASAGPLLDIVIPWSSDGNTKKVVPQWELQKDYFATYKDDGKTTGFFFKERSDPDYDTAKDPSRYSNLAELFLQVTRLDNDCLKVISSRNQRYSLYKFSDLKFDKDWEDFVLNPIGKLLEEEERG, encoded by the coding sequence ATGGATAGTGCTTGGACAGGCTACAACTTTAAAGGGGTTGGATCGCGTTTGGggttaaaaaaatatgcagTATCGTGCTTGATAATAGCATATGGGCTAATAAAGGTTTCCACGTGGATCTTTTGTCAATGGGTGTATTCCAATTTAAATCCGTTCTCCAAAAAATCCTCACTGCTGAGAAGAGCGACTGCTTCCTGCGGGGAGAAGAATATCAAAGTTTTTGGGTTTTTCCATCCGTATTGTAATGCTGGTGGTGGTGGGGAGAAAGTACTGTGGAAGGCTGTAGATATTACTTTGAGGAAAGATCCCAAGAACGTTATTGTCATTTATTCTGGTGATTTTGTAGGTGGAGAGAATGTTACTTCggagaatattttgaacgATGTGAAGGTGAAGTTCGACTATGATTTGGATTCAGACagaatattcttcatttctttgaGATTAAGGTACTTGGTGGATTCTTCGACGTGGAAGCATTTCACCTTGATTGGGCAAGCCATTGGATCGATGCTACTGGCTTTCGAATCTATTATACAATGTCCACCTGATATATGGATTGATTCAATGGGATATCCTTTCAGCTATCCTATCGTGGCTAAGTTTTTGAGGAGAATTCCCATTGTCACATATACACATTATCCAATAATGTCAAAGGACATGCTAAATAAACTGTTTAAAATGCCCAAAAAGAGTATAAACGTCTATGGTAAAATATTGTACTGGAAAATCTTTATGTTAATTTATCAATCCATTGGCTCCaaaattgatattgttATAACCAACTCAACATGGACCAATAACcatataaagaaaatctgGCAATCTAGTACATGTAAAATCATATATCCCCCATGTTCTACTGAAAAGTTAGTCGATTGGAAGCAAAAATTTGGCCGTTCTTCGGGGGAGAGGTTAGGTCAAGCAATTGTGTTGGCACAATATCGTCCTGAGAAACGTCATAAGTTAATCATTGAGTCCTACGCaacctttttgaaaaaactaccGGATTCTGTACCCCCAATTAAGTTGATAATGGTGGGGTCCACTAGATCTAAGCAAGATGAAGATTACGTTAAAAGTTTACAAGATTGGGCTGagaatgatttgaaaattccTAAAGCTTTGATATCATTTGAGAAGAATTTATCTTTTGATAAGATAGAAATATTACTAAATAAATCTACATTCGGTATCAATGCCATGTGGAATGAGCACTTTGGAATTGCGATTGTAGAATATATGGCTTCTGGTTTGATCCCCATAGTTCATGCCTCGGCCGGTCCATTGTTGGATATAGTCATTCCATGGAGCTCTGACGGAAATACTAAAAAAGTTGTGCCGCAATGGGAGCTACAAAAGGACTACTTTGCTACTTATAAAGATGACGGTAAAACCActggttttttcttcaaggaACGGAGTGATCCTGATTATGATACAGCCAAGGATCCCTCAAGATACTCTAATTTGGCTGAACTATTCCTACAAGTAACGAGATTAGACAATGACTGCCTTAAAGTGATaagttcaagaaatcaACGGTATTCGTTGTATAAATTTTCAGATTTGAAGTTTGATAAAGATTGGGAAGATTTTGTGCTGAATCCTATCGGTAAActattagaagaagaagaaagaggcTGA
- the SLM2 gene encoding phosphatidylinositol 4,5-bisphosphate-binding protein (similar to Saccharomyces cerevisiae SLM1 (YIL105C) and SLM2 (YNL047C); ancestral locus Anc_2.267): protein MSYQLNSARASLDLKSQHKQPEGRMRSGHSSPAYQPQQPQNHNMPLSLPSSLAQRNSIPYPIDTITSDPTIQAHLNAYEQDRQNLTVDAAAGTNMTHSLNSNNIPPSQTNNTNNNDVGNVGSLTDTSILAMPRMSLHNHPKQYNSIQNDPRSPLVTLIPTSAQPTDVLSARFSAWRNVIRSLLVYLSETASIQDEIVRQQLRLSHAVQFPFFSIENQYQPSSNEDKSLQKYFLPLGSGSIQDLPTMLAKYHENLASLALKSSKELTSEIIPRLEDLRRDLLVKIKEIKALQSDFKNSCNKELQQTKHFIKLFNESLKECKLGAPKSDPFLIKLQLEKQIKRQLVEENYLHEAFDNLQHSGAQLENVVVMEIQNGLTSYARILGKEAQIVFDSVISKLDSTILNKNANLEWDSFILRNISSFVPPNLPMRKFKEISYSNQNDPFTFEVRSGFLEKRSKFLKSYSRGFYVLTPSFLHEFKTPDKHKFTAPLMSIPLVECTVTEHSKKTKSNSEQGNNKFILHTNSNGLIHRGHNWVFKVDSYEDMIGWFENIKALSSLPNYDDKCKFVNKVTRLSKANYKNKEDSMQSVTFQATDDQNTKSDDISSSNFPLNSIPKLDNLTVTNTTSSIPETNDSQIQNRIPEFYIENVDSPSKSNQL, encoded by the coding sequence ATGTCTTATCAACTGAACAGTGCAAGAGCCTCCCTCGACCTTAAGAGTCAACATAAGCAACCGGAAGGCAGGATGAGGTCGGGCCATTCTAGTCCAGCTTATCAACCGCAGCAACCACAGAACCACAACATGCCTTTGTCACTACCCTCATCTCTCGCTCAACGCAACTCTATTCCATACCCTATCGACACCATCACTTCTGATCCTACTATTCAGGCGCATTTGAATGCGTATGAGCAGGATCGACAAAATTTGACGGTCGATGCTGCGGCTGGCACCAACATGACGCACTCTTTGAACTCTAATAATATTCCCCCTTCTCAAACtaataatactaataacAACGATGTCGGCAACGTGGGTTCACTCACTGACACTTCCATTCTGGCCATGCCAAGGATGTCACTACATAACCACCCAAAACAGTATAACTCCATTCAAAACGATCCGAGGTCGCCACTTGTCACACTGATACCCACTTCGGCGCAACCCACGGACGTATTATCTGCCAGGTTTTCTGCATGGAGGAATGTCATACGTTCTCTCTTGGTATATCTGTCTGAGACGGCATCAATACAGGACGAAATAGTTAGGCAGCAACTGAGATTGTCTCATGCTGTTCAATTCCCTTTTTTCAGCATTGAAAACCAATATCAGCCGAGCTCCAATGAGGACAAGTCTTTgcagaaatattttttaccATTAGGGAGTGGGTCCATCCAAGATTTGCCTACCATGCTAGCCAAATATCACGAGAATCTGGCTTCCTTAGCGTTGAAAAGTTCTAAAGAGTTGACCAGTGAAATTATACCTAGACTAGAAGACTTGAGAAGAGATTTACTAgttaaaatcaaagaaattaaagcTTTGCAATCAGACTTTAAGAATTCCTGTAATAAAGAATTACAGCAAACTAAACATTTTATTAAGCTTTTCAATGAATCCTTAAAAGAATGTAAATTAGGTGCACCAAAGAGCGATCCTTTTCTGATAAAACTGCAATTGgaaaaacaaattaaaagaCAGTTGGTAGAAGAAAACTATTTACATGAAGCATTCGATAACCTGCAACATTCAGGGGCTCAGTTAGAGAATGTCGTCGTAATGGAGATACAAAACGGATTGACTAGTTATGCTAGAATTCTTGGCAAAGAAGCCCAAATTGTGTTTGACTCGGTAATCTCCAAGCTAGATTCTACaatattgaacaaaaatgcAAATCTTGAATGGGATAGTTTCATCCTAAGGAATATTTCAAGTTTTGTACCACCAAATTTGCCGATGAGGAAATTCAAGGAGATATCGTACAGCAATCAAAATGATCCGTTTACTTTCGAAGTTAGATCTGGATTTCTCgagaaaagatcaaaatttttaaaatcaTATTCACGTGGGTTTTATGTTCTTACTCCAAGTTTTTTGCATGAATTCAAGACACCGGATAAGCATAAGTTTACTGCGCCGTTAATGTCAATACCATTAGTTGAATGTACAGTTACTGAGCATTccaaaaagacaaaatcTAACTCTGAGCAAGGCAATAACAAGTTTATATTGCATACGAATTCTAATGGACTAATACATCGAGGCCATAATTGGGTATTTAAAGTAGATTCTTATGAAGATATGATAGGAtggtttgaaaatattaaagCCTTATCAAGTTTACCCAACTATGACGACAAATGCAAATTTGTGAATAAAGTCACCAGGCTATCTAAAGCTAATTACAAGAATAAAGAGGACTCCATGCAAAGCGTAACTTTTCAGGCAACTGATGACCAAAACACAAAGTCTGATGATATAAGCAGTAGCAATTTTCCTCTAAATTCTATCCCGAAGCTAGACAATTTGACAGTAACGAATACCACCTCATCGATACCGGAGACAAATGATTCCCAAATTCAGAATAGAATCCCTGAATTTTATATCGAGAATGTAGATTCCCCGAGCAAGAGTAATCAGCTGTAA
- the SMKI14G2730 gene encoding uncharacterized protein (similar to Saccharomyces cerevisiae YNL046W) — protein sequence MPKEHVPRKSFGKLFKSKATAVDGNRSQDTIGTANRLRKLLCKSKIKQQLVPAEPQCRIPGHFRDGRKVQVEKFAYNGAPQTVPSTLNINKRYVHYDISTKPLIVMLAISIVFLGCLLVLKDIIIQSSQNILSISKWKIIGASFTGTPYTGLLMELVVTVLSPLSAVSSWLSFIF from the coding sequence ATGCCAAAGGAGCACGTACCAAGGAAGTCATTTGGCAAATTGTTTAAAAGCAAAGCTACAGCTGTAGATGGGAATAGATCACAGGATACAATAGGAACTGCTAATCGACTGCGGAAGCTACTATGcaaaagtaaaataaaGCAGCAATTAGTGCCGGCTGAACCTCAGTGCAGAATTCCTGGCCATTTTAGGGACGGACGAAAGGTGCAAGTCGAAAAGTTTGCGTATAACGGTGCACCACAAACAGTGCCATCCACTCTTAATATCAACAAAAGGTATGTTCACTATGATATCAGCACCAAGCCTTTGATTGTGATGCTTGCAATCTCAATCGTATTTCTCGGCTGTCTCCTGGTACTCAAGGACATCATCATCCAATCCTCGCAAAACATTTTGAGTATTTCCAAATGGAAAATCATAGGGGCCTCGTTTACTGGCACGCCCTATACAGGTCTACTCATGGAGCTCGTTGTCACTGTGCTTTCACCATTGTCTGCTGTATCGTCTTGGCTGTCATTCATCTTTTGA